In Treponema primitia ZAS-2, a genomic segment contains:
- a CDS encoding methylated-DNA--[protein]-cysteine S-methyltransferase yields MEYIQKLNSPVGILTLASDGQSISGLWIEGQKYFARSLEKETCEKHLPVFGEAKKWLDIYFSGKEPDFMPPLLPKGTMFQKSIWNILCTISYGNTSTYGELAKKFESLNNGKRTAARAVGSAVGRNPISILIPCHRILGKDGGLTGYAGGVDIKEKLLQLEDVDQGVKSHG; encoded by the coding sequence ATGGAATACATTCAGAAGCTTAATTCCCCTGTGGGAATACTTACCCTGGCAAGTGACGGGCAAAGTATTTCCGGCCTCTGGATAGAGGGACAAAAATATTTTGCCCGTTCCCTTGAAAAAGAGACCTGCGAAAAACACTTGCCGGTTTTTGGGGAGGCAAAAAAATGGCTGGATATTTATTTTTCAGGCAAAGAGCCTGATTTTATGCCGCCCCTGCTGCCAAAAGGTACCATGTTTCAAAAATCAATATGGAATATTTTGTGTACTATTTCTTATGGGAACACCAGTACCTATGGAGAACTTGCCAAGAAGTTTGAATCCCTCAACAATGGCAAAAGGACTGCTGCACGGGCAGTCGGGAGCGCCGTAGGCCGCAACCCTATTTCTATTTTAATACCATGCCATCGGATACTTGGCAAAGACGGGGGGCTCACTGGGTATGCGGGGGGTGTGGATATCAAAGAAAAACTTTTACAGTTGGAAGATGTTGACCAAGGAGTTAAAAGCCATGGGTAA
- a CDS encoding DUF4349 domain-containing protein, whose translation MGKFGLIFLVAVIFSGGCSARGGAPGGEFAYAKSSVQAADQREASLADSGESGAGTGNVPERQKLVKRADIRLRVEDPAATDAVITAVMEKYGAYASSTNINENFRDYTIRLPSASYDSLLAEMSGLGRLLHRSENAEDVTLRYYDLEGRLATKRELLKTFQSYLGKAKDIEEILSVESRIAELQDEIDGTGKELRYLANLVDFATLELSITGPVSNSYSAPGLGERFLALFSGFSEFASTVLVVLMGIVIYGIPSILILTLLFWILFGRIGLLKKLLLAASGRSGSAKRNSGESAARE comes from the coding sequence ATGGGTAAATTCGGGCTGATTTTTTTAGTAGCGGTAATTTTTTCAGGCGGCTGTTCAGCCAGGGGCGGTGCGCCGGGTGGGGAATTTGCTTATGCTAAAAGTAGTGTGCAGGCGGCGGATCAAAGGGAAGCTTCGCTGGCTGATTCCGGTGAAAGCGGCGCCGGGACAGGAAACGTTCCGGAACGGCAAAAGCTGGTAAAGCGGGCGGATATCCGCCTCAGAGTTGAGGATCCTGCGGCGACAGATGCGGTAATCACCGCGGTAATGGAAAAATACGGCGCCTATGCCTCTTCAACCAATATCAACGAAAATTTCCGGGACTACACAATCCGCCTTCCCTCGGCATCCTACGATTCGCTGCTTGCGGAGATGAGCGGCCTGGGAAGGCTGCTCCACCGTTCTGAAAACGCAGAAGATGTTACCCTCCGTTATTATGACCTTGAGGGAAGGCTGGCGACGAAACGGGAACTGCTTAAAACGTTTCAGAGTTATCTGGGAAAGGCGAAAGACATTGAGGAGATACTCTCCGTGGAGTCCCGGATTGCGGAACTACAGGATGAAATTGATGGAACCGGAAAGGAACTCCGCTACCTGGCGAACCTGGTGGATTTTGCTACCCTGGAACTTAGCATAACCGGTCCGGTGAGTAATTCCTATTCCGCCCCCGGCCTGGGGGAACGTTTTCTTGCACTCTTTAGCGGCTTTAGTGAATTTGCCTCCACCGTCCTGGTGGTTCTCATGGGGATTGTGATCTACGGTATCCCCTCTATCCTGATCCTCACCCTGCTTTTCTGGATCCTCTTTGGAAGAATAGGGCTGTTAAAAAAACTTCTGCTTGCGGCATCGGGCAGAAGCGGATCGGCAAAACGGAACAGCGGCGAGAGCGCGGCAAGGGAATAG